Genomic segment of Salvia hispanica cultivar TCC Black 2014 chromosome 2, UniMelb_Shisp_WGS_1.0, whole genome shotgun sequence:
TTTGTCAGCTCCGGATGCTGGGGGACTTGAATATGAGTGCGAATCTGTTCACCGGCTCGATCCCGGGATGCCTAGGTGAAATTCAAACGCTAAGAAGTGTCTCCTTCGCGATGAACGAGATGAACTCGACGATACCTTTGAGCTTCTGGAGTCTTAAAGATTTGGTGTATCTAGAGCTGCAGTTGAATCAATTTAGTGGGGAGATTCCATCTCTGATTGGGGATTTGAAGGGAATAGATATATTAGACCTCTCTTCTAATCAATTTAGTGGTCTGATTCCAAGCTCAATTGGTGAGTGTGAATCACTGACTACTTTGCTTTTGAATGATAACAAATTTGATGGAAGCATTCCTGAATCCTTGGGAGATGTGAAAAGTTTACAATCACTGTATTTGTATAACAACAGTCTTTCTGGATTTATACCTAAGTCACTACAAGGCCTCGAGCTTCTTCTTTACTTCAATGTGTCTAACAACAGATTGGAAGGAGAAATTCCGAATGAGGGCTGCTTTGTTAACTTCACTGCTGATTCGTTTTCTGGCAACGCTGGTCTATGCGGTGATGCAAGGTTTGAAGTGCCGCCTTGCCCTAAAAGATCGAAGAATGATCGGTTGGTGAAGTATCTCGTGCCCCCTCTCGTTGCGGTTGTCGTTTTGGTGGTGATCGTAGTTTTTGTTATAAGGAGACGCAATCAGAAAAGGATCACAACTCCGGATGAGGGCATTGGATTGAAAATTGATTGGAGGAGAATTTCGTATTTAGAACTTGAGCGAGGAACGGATTCTTTTGGTGAAACGAATCTGCTTGGAAGAGGGAGCTTTGGTTCGGTATTCAAAGCAATACTTTCCGATGGGCTAAATGTTGCGGTGAAGATATTCAATTTGGAGTTGGAAGGTGCTAGCAAGAGCTTTGATACTGAGAGTGAGATACTAAGCGCGCTTCGCCACAGGAATTTAGTCCGAATAATTGGCTGTTGTGTAAATCCAGAGTTCCGAGCTTTGATTCTTGAATACATGCCAAATGGGAGTTTGGAGAAATGGCTGCATTCCGGAAGCCATTGCTTGGATCTTCCGCAAAGCTTGCAGATAGCAATAGATGTTGCGTTAGCTTTGGAATATCTTCATCATGGCCATACGTATCCCGTTGTCCATTGTGATGTGAAGCCAAGCAATGTGTTGCTTGATGAAGACATGGTTGCTCGTGTTGCTGATTTTGGCATTGCCAAGCTCTTTGACGAAGGGGAAGCTATGGTTCTAACAAAAACCCTAGCAACTGTCGGTTATGCAGCACCAGGTGATGTATATATAACtttccatattttaaataatttcttaaattttaatttttttttagtaattatgtCATGGTGACAATGTTGGTGCTGTACTTGTAACATGATCAGAGTATGGATCGGAAGGAAAAGTATCCATAAATGGGGATGTATACAGCTACGGAATCTTGCTGTTCGAGATGTTTACAGGAAAGAGGCCAACGAATGATATGTTCAACGGGGAAATGAGCGTAAAGGAGTGGGTGAGTGCGGCTTTGCAAGAAAGTCGAGTATCTGAAATTGTGGCAGTTGGATTGTTATCGAGAGATGATCAATACTTTGAATCAAATGAGCAATGTGTCTCATCAATTTTTGATGTGGCTATGAAATGCGTAGCCTTCTCGCCGGAGGAAAGAATCAACATGATCGAAGTAGTGGCTTCTCTTCAGAAGATCAAATCCAAAGCAACAGCAGAAAGGGCCAGCAACGTCAGGCGATGATTCTCATGTTGTATTGCAAATAATGCCCGATATATTCTAGTTTTGAATAAGGAAAATTATGGTATGTGATTTCAGTTTTGAATAAGGTTACGCGTTGCAGTGCAGTGATAGACTATGATGCAAATTGTACAAGGaacaaatgaattaaataagtttTGATTTCTATGACCAAATATCAAATTCCTAGGAAATACCATAAAATTAGGCCAAAGTTTGTAATATTATGGaacaataatttgatttaaaatttattctctaTACTTtcccacacaaaaaatatacttcttctgtcccacaagaatatgtactttCTAAATTTAGAAGCTCTTTTGTCTCTAATGTGGTGGAACCCAGttttcactaataatactttaattacttttttattctacttctctcttactttatcaattgtgcgTTAAAATCCGTGTCCAACTAAAactgcatattcttgtgaaacagagggagtaactttAAACGGTTTTCTGTCTTGTTGATTTTCTAGTGCTTCGTTTTTCAAGCTTTGGTTTCTCTGGTCCTTTCCAAAACAACGAATCTACTTCGACCCCTAATTCCTACTTTGACAATGTTATGTTACAGTTAGAAGTAATTTTAGGGTATTTTATTATACACactacactcacattctattacttcctctgtttttctaaaatagggacatttgaaacgacacaggttttaatgcacaatttggtaaagtaaaagaaagggagacaaaaattggtaaagtaggagggagggaaagaaaaaagtaatggaattagtgttagtggattatgtGGCCTACTTTATTAGGGAGGTGTAAATGGCACAAGTTGTCACGACCGCCCTTCTAGGGTTAAATATATGCGGGCAATCGCGACCAAAAGTGCTTAAATGCATACGAAGACAaggactagggtttcattaaAGGATTTGACCAACGTATTTAATGAACGGTTAACAACAAGAAAAATCAGAGTAACGCTTTGATAGTTAAATCTAATGGATAACAACTATCAtcataaataatcaaaacGAAAAGGGttcaatgaaataaaatatatatatatatatatatatatatatatatatatataagggtGTATTCAGATGAAAAccataatgtatattaaaacatcaaaccatgtaaataatgtacattatacacactaataatgtacattttattcatgtataatgtactgttctaaatattgtacacactaataatgtacatttacaTTATATGAATTCTGTACATTATGCTAACAGTAcattatacatgaataaaatatacattattagtgtgtataatgtacattattttacatggtttgatgttttaatatacattatggTTTTAATCTGAATacacccatatatatatatatatatatatatatatatagggatgcgttaaaatgacaacactcttaaaatgacactgtgacaccacgctagactgcaatattataaacgctagacgcaatatccaatacactagaccgcaatctatagattgcagtctagtgtattggatattgcaagcgagaaaaattgcagtctagcgtattggatattgcagtccgcgaaaatttacccttgggcaatttttatgattgccacatggcagctgattattcgtccatgtgtacaaatgattggctaggattggtggtatggtgttaccttaagaggtgttgtcattttaacacaaacctatatatatatatatatatatatatatatatatatatatatatatatatatatatagggagtattagtgtgctaactaatttacagtaataactaataactttcaattctgTGTATtagaaatatcaacacaaagacataattatatcaatacaacatgtaaaatttaaatatcaacacaaagacataagtttatcaacacaagaatattgataaatttatgtcttggtgttgatatttttaacatacaaaattgatgttagttattagttattactacaaattagttagtatttgattacacacctatatatatatatatatatatatataggggtgtgttagggtccttacagc
This window contains:
- the LOC125204626 gene encoding probable LRR receptor-like serine/threonine-protein kinase At3g47570, with the translated sequence MFVTDNLGRIPKEVGNLTSLKLLGLSSNQLEGELPEELGKLSNLEHFQVPFNDHLNGSIPSSIFNLSTLEGLHLQQNLFSGPLPPNMGASLPNLELLTLFFNRLTGKIPTSINNATKLTILELNRNSFTGSIPSFSNLRNLERIALWENNLTGADEFLSSLTNCPVLKRLEVSYNHEMVGVLPRSIGNFSNTLQVIRASYCDFRGGIPSEIGNLTSLLNLQISGNKLTGFVPTTIRNLTNLQVLRLGENQLEGHITSDLCQLRMLGDLNMSANLFTGSIPGCLGEIQTLRSVSFAMNEMNSTIPLSFWSLKDLVYLELQLNQFSGEIPSLIGDLKGIDILDLSSNQFSGLIPSSIGECESLTTLLLNDNKFDGSIPESLGDVKSLQSLYLYNNSLSGFIPKSLQGLELLLYFNVSNNRLEGEIPNEGCFVNFTADSFSGNAGLCGDARFEVPPCPKRSKNDRLVKYLVPPLVAVVVLVVIVVFVIRRRNQKRITTPDEGIGLKIDWRRISYLELERGTDSFGETNLLGRGSFGSVFKAILSDGLNVAVKIFNLELEGASKSFDTESEILSALRHRNLVRIIGCCVNPEFRALILEYMPNGSLEKWLHSGSHCLDLPQSLQIAIDVALALEYLHHGHTYPVVHCDVKPSNVLLDEDMVARVADFGIAKLFDEGEAMVLTKTLATVGYAAPEYGSEGKVSINGDVYSYGILLFEMFTGKRPTNDMFNGEMSVKEWVSAALQESRVSEIVAVGLLSRDDQYFESNEQCVSSIFDVAMKCVAFSPEERINMIEVVASLQKIKSKATAERASNVRR